A region of Haloplanus sp. XH21 DNA encodes the following proteins:
- the ribH gene encoding 6,7-dimethyl-8-ribityllumazine synthase, with protein sequence MVTLGLVVAQFNASVTEPMAERARSAAAEAEADAEIGETVPVPGVYDAPLAADRLARRDDIDAVAVVGAIVTGDTDHDRVIGDATAQALTRVSLDRDTPVTFGVSGPGMSGAEARERVEKGAEAVNAAVQMVRTLP encoded by the coding sequence ATGGTTACACTGGGGCTGGTGGTGGCGCAGTTCAACGCGTCGGTCACCGAACCGATGGCGGAGCGCGCGCGGTCGGCGGCCGCCGAGGCCGAGGCCGACGCCGAAATCGGCGAAACGGTGCCGGTGCCGGGAGTGTACGACGCGCCGCTGGCGGCGGATCGACTCGCCCGGCGGGACGACATCGACGCGGTGGCCGTCGTCGGCGCTATCGTCACCGGCGATACGGACCACGACCGCGTCATCGGCGACGCGACCGCACAGGCGCTGACGCGCGTCAGTCTGGATCGCGATACGCCGGTAACGTTCGGCGTCAGCGGCCCGGGCATGAGCGGGGCCGAAGCCCGGGAGCGCGTCGAGAAGGGAGCGGAAGCGGTAAACGCGGCGGTGCAGATGGTACGAACGTTACCATGA
- a CDS encoding flippase activity-associated protein Agl23, which yields MRSDDGRALRAVLLVTALALAVRVVGLGTRIFHWDEGRVGYWILRYHETGEFAYRPIVHGPFLFVVNDWLFAVPGLGASDFSARLIVAVVGGLLPLSAWLLRDRLDDVEMTALALLLALNPLLVYYSRFMRNDVLVGAFAFVALALVVRALDRGDARLVYPAAAVFALAFTTKENAVVYLLCFLGAGTLLVDHRLFRSARAGRSVRRVVTEDWRLALGYRLQRFGGTVGRGAALTAAHAVGAVAVFVAVVAFFYAPRPDLWTALGAPARLPGVLESATVGSWKSFYGLWVAGSHQNHDYLPFLYDYLETLLYGALFVCLFAVIGVVADGYEGSDGTRALVAFATYWGAVSILGYPIATDIRAPWAVVHAVIPLAVPGAVGVATLVRRVRPAVADIWESIGENPDADASGTWTLPVALAALVLCGAVVGVVGANLTYTNAASEEEAGEIIQWAQPENELKGTLQRVRAVSQVTEGTDVLFVGTHAPGNPSDVQFYVENESSLRQPRPGGPAWHTRLPLPWYLERYGANVTSTAPNETIGADPPPVVIAAGWDEDRVASQLSGYDRHRHDFRLWSEEIVVFIDREALATARERGALS from the coding sequence ATGCGTTCTGACGACGGCCGCGCCCTTCGGGCGGTCCTGCTGGTCACCGCCCTCGCCCTCGCCGTCCGTGTCGTCGGCCTCGGCACCCGAATCTTCCACTGGGACGAGGGTCGCGTCGGCTACTGGATCCTCCGGTATCACGAGACCGGCGAGTTCGCCTACCGGCCCATCGTCCACGGGCCCTTCCTCTTCGTCGTCAACGACTGGCTGTTCGCCGTTCCCGGCCTCGGCGCCTCCGACTTCAGCGCTCGCCTGATCGTCGCGGTCGTCGGCGGACTCCTCCCGCTCTCTGCGTGGTTGCTGCGCGACCGATTGGACGACGTAGAGATGACTGCGCTCGCGCTCCTGCTCGCGCTCAACCCACTCCTGGTCTACTACTCGCGGTTCATGCGCAACGACGTGCTCGTCGGGGCGTTCGCGTTCGTCGCCCTCGCGCTTGTCGTCCGCGCCCTCGACCGAGGCGACGCCCGCCTCGTCTACCCCGCGGCGGCCGTCTTCGCCCTGGCGTTCACCACCAAGGAGAACGCCGTCGTCTATCTGCTGTGTTTCCTGGGGGCCGGCACGCTCCTGGTCGACCATCGCCTGTTCCGATCGGCGCGCGCCGGACGGTCGGTCCGACGGGTCGTCACCGAGGATTGGCGACTGGCCCTGGGCTATCGGCTCCAGCGATTCGGCGGCACCGTCGGCCGGGGAGCGGCGCTCACCGCGGCCCACGCCGTGGGGGCCGTCGCCGTCTTCGTCGCCGTCGTCGCCTTCTTCTACGCGCCGCGGCCCGACCTCTGGACGGCGCTCGGTGCGCCCGCCCGGCTGCCGGGCGTCCTCGAATCGGCCACCGTCGGCTCCTGGAAGTCCTTCTACGGCCTCTGGGTCGCCGGCAGCCACCAGAACCACGACTACCTCCCCTTCCTCTACGACTACCTCGAAACCCTGCTCTACGGGGCGCTGTTCGTCTGCCTGTTCGCCGTCATCGGGGTCGTCGCCGACGGCTACGAGGGGAGCGACGGCACCCGGGCGCTCGTCGCCTTCGCGACCTACTGGGGCGCGGTGAGCATCCTCGGCTACCCCATCGCGACCGACATCCGGGCACCGTGGGCCGTCGTCCACGCCGTGATTCCGCTCGCCGTGCCGGGGGCCGTGGGCGTCGCGACGCTCGTCCGCCGGGTCCGGCCGGCCGTCGCTGACATCTGGGAGTCGATCGGTGAGAACCCCGACGCCGACGCATCCGGCACCTGGACGCTCCCGGTGGCGCTCGCGGCGCTGGTACTCTGTGGCGCCGTGGTCGGCGTCGTCGGCGCCAACCTCACCTACACGAACGCCGCCTCGGAGGAGGAGGCGGGCGAAATCATCCAGTGGGCCCAGCCCGAAAACGAACTCAAGGGAACGCTCCAGCGCGTGCGCGCCGTCTCGCAGGTCACCGAGGGCACCGACGTGCTGTTCGTCGGCACGCACGCCCCCGGTAACCCCAGCGACGTGCAGTTCTACGTCGAGAACGAGAGTTCGCTGCGCCAGCCACGGCCCGGCGGCCCCGCCTGGCATACGCGCCTGCCTCTCCCCTGGTATCTCGAGCGTTACGGCGCGAACGTCACGAGCACGGCACCCAACGAAACGATCGGCGCGGATCCGCCGCCGGTCGTCATCGCCGCGGGGTGGGACGAGGATCGCGTGGCGAGCCAGCTGTCGGGGTACGACCGCCACCGCCACGACTTCCGTCTCTGGAGCGAGGAGATCGTCGTCTTCATCGATCGCGAGGCGCTTGCGACGGCGCGAGAACGCGGCGCGCTGTCGTAG